A stretch of the Proteus sp. ZN5 genome encodes the following:
- a CDS encoding acyltransferase family protein produces the protein MWADNLRSISILAVVLLHVSSGFVGDIDISSDLYGSKSWWAGNIYESISRWCVPSFVMISGYFLLNKKEDNLTFFHKRVKRILIPLIFWSVFFSFWMVLRYFAKGADVLPALIKNWLLGQPYYHLWFLFMIPFLYLVTPILRVAFSNSSKGVLFSFIVLCFSLSMLTVIFYYIASLLNMGSKVTLFTNNFLMFLGYFCLGGYICKYNIELKLVNSLLIFLLSIMATAIGSYFFTYEYFYSYLSITTVFSSISIFFLIKQSLNRKSFIGYFSGLSFGIYLIHPVFIDIISFLGKGLIQGKINAFIYIPLATICVYLLSYLVALFMSKSRILNKCI, from the coding sequence TTGTGGGCTGATAACTTAAGGTCAATATCGATACTTGCTGTTGTTTTGTTACACGTATCTTCAGGGTTTGTTGGAGATATAGATATTTCAAGTGATTTATATGGAAGCAAAAGCTGGTGGGCAGGGAATATCTACGAATCTATATCAAGATGGTGCGTTCCATCTTTTGTTATGATTAGTGGTTATTTTTTGTTAAACAAGAAAGAGGATAACCTGACTTTTTTTCACAAAAGAGTAAAAAGAATATTAATACCACTTATCTTTTGGTCTGTATTTTTTTCTTTTTGGATGGTGTTAAGATATTTTGCTAAAGGTGCAGATGTATTGCCAGCTTTAATAAAAAACTGGCTCCTTGGTCAGCCTTACTATCACCTTTGGTTTTTATTCATGATACCATTCTTATATTTGGTGACACCGATTTTAAGAGTGGCGTTTAGTAACTCATCTAAAGGTGTTTTATTTTCATTTATAGTATTGTGTTTTTCGTTATCAATGCTCACTGTTATATTTTACTATATTGCATCCTTACTTAACATGGGTAGTAAGGTAACTTTATTCACAAATAACTTTCTGATGTTTTTGGGTTATTTTTGTCTTGGTGGGTATATTTGCAAGTACAATATAGAGTTAAAATTGGTAAATAGTTTACTTATCTTTCTTCTATCAATAATGGCGACAGCCATAGGTAGCTATTTTTTTACCTACGAATATTTTTACTCTTACTTAAGTATCACTACCGTTTTTTCATCTATATCTATTTTTTTCTTAATCAAGCAATCTTTAAATAGAAAATCATTCATTGGTTATTTTTCTGGATTAAGCTTCGGTATCTATCTTATACACCCTGTTTTTATAGATATAATCTCTTTTTTAGGGAAGGGTTTAATACAAGGGAAAATAAATGCATTCATTTATATACCGCTTGCAACAATTTGTGTCTATCTTCTTTCATATTTAGTGGCGCTATTTATGAGTAAATCTAGAATTCTTAATAAATGCATATGA
- a CDS encoding AlpA family phage regulatory protein, whose protein sequence is MIQLTGKSKPTIWRMYAKRNEFPRPERTKGGTFLGWPEHVYEEWVRSEKL, encoded by the coding sequence ATGATCCAGTTAACTGGCAAAAGCAAACCTACAATTTGGAGAATGTACGCAAAACGAAATGAGTTTCCCAGGCCAGAAAGAACAAAAGGTGGTACGTTTTTAGGCTGGCCAGAACATGTCTATGAAGAGTGGGTTAGAAGTGAAAAACTGTAA